The following coding sequences lie in one Gadus morhua chromosome 20, gadMor3.0, whole genome shotgun sequence genomic window:
- the LOC115533100 gene encoding putative methyltransferase DDB_G0268948 isoform X2 → MAHRLFEGKEHAEAYLRFRVSPSDHLIQQVVDFVEKKKGRPFDLALDVGCGSGQGSTLLAKHFASVVATDISPAQIEMAVAHASMPNVTYKLSTAEELPLAAGSVDLVTAMSAFHWFDRPRFLQEAHRVLKPHGCLALLNYTLDMELSHEGCPSDTLNAICEEFYAALRPHFSPHLRTTSKPLYKESYEAIPYPHKEWHDERVRRTVPLSGFIGMVETFSNYRALLKKDPKTARRLSSITTHKLMTAMKVTSPETEVVVNLKYFYVLACKPAED, encoded by the exons ATGGCTCACCGTCTGTTCGAGGGCAAGGAGCATGCAGAGGCGTACCTGAGGTTCAGGGTCTCGCCCTCGGATCATCTCATACAGCAGGTGGTTGACTTTGTGGAAAAGAAG AAAGGGCGGCCTTTCGACTTGGCTCTGGATGTTGGGTGTGGCTCAGGCCAGGGCAGCACCTTATTGGCCAAGCACTTTGCGTCTGTGGTTGCAACTGACATAAGCCCCGCCCAGATAGAAATGGCTGTGGCACATGCTAGCATGCCTAATGTCACATATAA GCTGAGCACGGCCGAGGAGCTGCCACTAGCTGCCGGCTCGGTGGATCTGGTGACCGCCATGAGCGCCTTTCACTGGTTCGACCGCCCCCGCTTCCTCCAGGAGGCCCACAGGGTACTAAAGCCCCACGGCTGCCTGGCTCTGCTCAACTACACCCTGGACATGGAGCTGAGCCACGAGGGCTGCCCCTCGGACACCCTGAACGCAATCTGCGAAGAG TTCTATGCAGCGCTGCGACCACACTTCAGCCCTCACCTGAGAACCACCTCTAAACCGCTCTACAAAGAAAGCTATGAGGCCATCCCCTATCCACACAAGGAGTG GCACGACGAGCGTGTGAGAAGGACGGTTCCTCTGTCCGGCTTCATAGGGATGGTGGAGACGTTCTCCAACTACCGAGCCCTTCTCAAGAAAGATCCTAAGACAGCTCGCAGGCTGTCAAGCATCACCACACACAa GTTGATGACAGCCATGAAGGTGACCTCTCCAGAGACGGAGGTCGTTGTTAACTTGAAGTACTTCTATGTTCTCGCTTGCAAACCAGCCGAGGACTGA
- the LOC115533100 gene encoding putative methyltransferase DDB_G0268948 isoform X1: MAHRLFEGKEHAEAYLRFRVSPSDHLIQQVVDFVEKKVRLSTWKGRPFDLALDVGCGSGQGSTLLAKHFASVVATDISPAQIEMAVAHASMPNVTYKLSTAEELPLAAGSVDLVTAMSAFHWFDRPRFLQEAHRVLKPHGCLALLNYTLDMELSHEGCPSDTLNAICEEFYAALRPHFSPHLRTTSKPLYKESYEAIPYPHKEWHDERVRRTVPLSGFIGMVETFSNYRALLKKDPKTARRLSSITTHKLMTAMKVTSPETEVVVNLKYFYVLACKPAED; this comes from the exons ATGGCTCACCGTCTGTTCGAGGGCAAGGAGCATGCAGAGGCGTACCTGAGGTTCAGGGTCTCGCCCTCGGATCATCTCATACAGCAGGTGGTTGACTTTGTGGAAAAGAAGGTACGACTATCTACCTGG AAAGGGCGGCCTTTCGACTTGGCTCTGGATGTTGGGTGTGGCTCAGGCCAGGGCAGCACCTTATTGGCCAAGCACTTTGCGTCTGTGGTTGCAACTGACATAAGCCCCGCCCAGATAGAAATGGCTGTGGCACATGCTAGCATGCCTAATGTCACATATAA GCTGAGCACGGCCGAGGAGCTGCCACTAGCTGCCGGCTCGGTGGATCTGGTGACCGCCATGAGCGCCTTTCACTGGTTCGACCGCCCCCGCTTCCTCCAGGAGGCCCACAGGGTACTAAAGCCCCACGGCTGCCTGGCTCTGCTCAACTACACCCTGGACATGGAGCTGAGCCACGAGGGCTGCCCCTCGGACACCCTGAACGCAATCTGCGAAGAG TTCTATGCAGCGCTGCGACCACACTTCAGCCCTCACCTGAGAACCACCTCTAAACCGCTCTACAAAGAAAGCTATGAGGCCATCCCCTATCCACACAAGGAGTG GCACGACGAGCGTGTGAGAAGGACGGTTCCTCTGTCCGGCTTCATAGGGATGGTGGAGACGTTCTCCAACTACCGAGCCCTTCTCAAGAAAGATCCTAAGACAGCTCGCAGGCTGTCAAGCATCACCACACACAa GTTGATGACAGCCATGAAGGTGACCTCTCCAGAGACGGAGGTCGTTGTTAACTTGAAGTACTTCTATGTTCTCGCTTGCAAACCAGCCGAGGACTGA
- the zgc:162396 gene encoding putative methyltransferase DDB_G0268948, translating into MSYRLFEGKDHASIYQKYRFVPPEEVKVLILQYLEEKRGGQPLGLAVDLGCGTGQLSRLLAPHFQELVGLDISEGQLEEARAGLGCPNVTYRLGTAEELPFTDGSVDLLAAASAAHWFQQQRFLTETQRVLKPGGCIALLGFGDDNVHLQSRDCGDRLTQIYREVREVLLPYTSSQVAVASNKLQELFDAIPFPDKQRVESVQVRHCVSVRALLGFIESWSMFQSYRSSQPTAAQHLLDDTLNRILEEIGAESADTELEIHLEYFCILASKPQ; encoded by the exons ATGAGCTACCGTCTGTTTGAGGGGAAGGACCACGCCTCCATCTACCAGAAGTACCGCTTTGTGCCTCCTGAGGAGGTCAAGGTCTTGATCCTTCAGTACCTGGAAGAGAAG AGGGGGGGACAGCCCCTGGGTCTGGCGGTCGACCTGGGCTGTGGGACCGGCCAGCTCTCCAGGCTCCTGGCTCCACACTTCCAGGAACTGGTTGGACTGGACATCAGTGAGGGTCAGCTGGAGGAGGCCAGGGCTGGGCTGGGGTGCCCCAATGTTACGTATAG GCTCGGGACGGCGGAGGAGCTGCCCTTTACGGACGGTTCTGTGGACCTGCTGGCGGCGGCGTCGGCAGCCCACTGGTTCCAGCAGCAGCGCTTCCTGACGGAGACCCAGCGGGTGCTGAAGCCCGGAGGCTGCATAGCACTGCTGGGCTTCGGCGACGACAATGTTCACCTGCAGAGCCGGGACTGTGGAGACAGGCTCACCCAAATCTACCGTGAG GTGAGGGAGGTGCTGTTACCCTACACCAGCAGCCAGGTGGCGGTTGCTAGCAATAAGCTGCAGGAGCTCTTTGATGCCATCCCTTTCCCCGACAAGCAAAG ggttgaGAGTGTCCAGGTGAGacactgtgtctctgtgagggCCTTGCTTGGTTTCATAGAGTCCTGGTCCATGTTCCAGTCCTACCGCAGTTCCCAGCCAACTGCGGCCCAGCACCTGCTGGATGACACCCTCAACAG GATACTAGAGGAGATTGGAGCCGAGTCTGCTGACACAGAGCTGGAGATACACCTGGAGTATTTCTGCATACTGGCTTCCAAACCACAATGA
- the LOC115533532 gene encoding olfactory receptor 6K3-like, with translation MENSSLSFHFNLTMFGHIGDYRYPVFAFSFILYTFIVSANVIIILVISLERSLHQPMYVLIVCLSVNSLYGSTGFFLRFLRDLLHETYLMSRLECFSQIYVMYTYASYEFTILSMMAYDRYVAVCKSLHYHNTMTSKMVYKLSLFALIYPAFAVGTVMIFSGRLPLCGSKIPRVFCANWSVVKLSCVDTSINNLVGMLVTAITVFIPLLFVSYTYLEILLICRKRSAEFKWKVFQSCLPHIVTFFSYTISIFCDITLSRYDIEELYPTLAVIVSLEFVVIPPILNPLMYGLKLPEMRRVILKLLCRNRQV, from the coding sequence ATGGAAAATAGTTCGCTTTCATTTCACTTTAATCTTACTATGTTTGGACACATTGGAGACTATAGATACCCAGTGTTTGCATTTAGTTTTATTCTGTATACATTTATTGTATCTGCTAATGTCATCATCATACTTGTAATCTCCCTAGAGAGGTCCCTGCATCAGCCCATGTATGTTTTAATTGTGTGTCTTTCAGTCAACTCTCTGTATGGATCCACTGGTTTCTTCCTAAGGTTCCTAAGAGACCTTCTGCATGAAACTTATTTGATGTCCCGTCTAGAGTGCTTCAGTCAGATCTACGTCATGTATACGTATGCATCGTATGAATTCACAATTCTCAGTATGATGGCATATGATAGATATGTGGCTGTATGTAAATCGTTACATTACCACAACACCATGACCTCCAAAATGGTATACAAGCTGTCTCTCTTTGCACTGATCTACCCAGCCTTTGCTGTTGGAACTGTTATGATTTTTTCTGGTAGACTCCCTTTGTGTGGTAGCAAAATACCAAGAGTGTTCTGTGCTAACTGGTCTGTTGTGAAGCTGTCTTGTGTGGACACTTCTATCAACAACCTGGTTGGCATGTTAGTCACTGCAATCACTGTGTTTATACCCCTGCTCTTTGTTTCATATACATATCTAGAGATTTTGCTCATTTGTAGGAAACGCTCTGCAGAGTTCAAATGGAAAGTTTTCCAAAGCTGTCTGCCGCACATTGTTACATTTTTCAGCTATACCATTAGCATCTTTTGTGATATTACTCTGAGCCGCTATGATATAGAAGAGCTATACCCAACCCTAGCTGTAATTGTATCCCTCGAGTTTGTTGTGATTCCTCCAATTCTAAACCCTCTCATGTATGGCCTGAAGCTTCCAGAAATGAGAAGAGTGATATTAAAATTGCTATGCCGAAACAGGCAAGTGTAA
- the LOC115533534 gene encoding olfactory receptor 1019-like, with protein sequence MDNVSVVTLFTLSGLNYTMDQKIVLFSFFLLWYIAILFFNISIIVIIIMDKRLHEPMYIFLCNLCINGLYGTAGFFPKFLWDLLTSHVISYAQCMVQGFVVHSASITDLSILALMAYDRYVAICRPLVYYSVMTKQRVSIFVFFSWFIPLNAMFANSVSLVGMPLCGSHINRLYCVNWMIVQLACSTRKVTAILGYINIIFYFSHGVFIGWSYMYLIKMCLASKDKMGKFMATCVPHLLSMIIFSFALSLDVLYMRFGSKTLSQNLMNFISIEFLLFPSFMNPLIYGFKLTKIRNIILSFLPARRRNVECKTFKLVEVPRDLILK encoded by the coding sequence ATGGACAATGTTTCAGTGGTAACATTGTTTACTCTTTCAGGTTTAAACTACACCATGGACCAAAAGATTgttctcttttccttttttttattgtggtATATTGCTATTCTATTTTTTAACATATCtatcattgtcatcatcattaTGGATAAACGCCTTCACGAGCCAATGTATATCTTCCTGTGTAATCTCTGCATCAATGGGCTCTATGGAACAGCAGGATTCTTCCCCAAGTTTCTCTGGGATCTCTTAACCTCTCATGTCATCTCTTATGCACAATGCATGGTACAGGGTTTCGTAGTACACTCTGCGAGCATCACTGATCTGTCCATCCTGGCTCTGATGGCCTACGACAGATATGTGGCCATTTGTCGACCGTTGGTGTATTATTCAGTGATGACAAAACAGAGGGTCtccatatttgtgtttttttcttggttcattccactcaaTGCAATGTTTGCGAACTCTGTCTCACTGGTAGGGATGCCATTGTGTGgctcacacataaacagactgTACTGTGTTAACTGGATGATTGTTCAACTTGCATGCTCAACTCGCAAGGTGACGGCCATCCTaggatatattaatataatcTTTTATTTTAGCCATGGTGTGTTTATCGGTTGGTCTTACATGTATTTAATCAAGATGTGTCTAGCATCTAAAGACAAGATGGGGAAGTTTATGGCAACATGTGTTCCACATTTACTATCTATGATCATTTTTAGTTTTGCATTATCATTGGATGTGTTATACATGCGATTTGGGTCAAAGACCTTGTCTCAAAATCTCATGAACTTTATTTCAATAGAGTTTCTTCTTTTTCCATCATTCATGAATCCCCTTATATATGGATTTAAACTGACCAAGATTCGAAACATAATTCTTAGCTTTTTACCTGCCAGGAGAAGAAATGTAGAGTGCAAAACTTTCAAATTGGTTGAAGTGCCTCGGGATTTAATattgaaataa